The Branchiostoma floridae strain S238N-H82 chromosome 12, Bfl_VNyyK, whole genome shotgun sequence genome segment AATTACATGCATGTTATCTGTTGGCACCACTTTGTATTCCAAAGGAGGGAAGGGATTAAGACATCTACATTTGCAGGACACCTTGTAAATGGGACTGGACTCTTCTACTCCTTGCCactttgtcatgtacatgtagcagcaaGGGTCTTGGATAAAGGAAGCTATCCTTGCCCTGAATTCATCAGCCCAAATGTTGACAAATAAAATCCCTATTGCTGTGTTGCTAAGAACCCAGTGTAGACAGAcattgatgttacatgtaccttgcaGCCATGGTGACCAGCCTGGCTGGAGAGTAGGCAGCTCCTGGGAGATCTGGGGGGAGACTGGAGACACACAGGACATGCTGCTGGAACTGGGGGGAGGCAAGAAGACAATGACTAAACATAATTTTATGACTATAAGATGATATTTACTAAAACTTTGATAAGACACAAGTTTAAATTTCTAAATTTAAACTTAAATTTaaattttaaacttttaaaTTCTAAACTTAGATTTAAACTTaaatttcaaagttttaaacttttaaaattGGCTTTCTCCCATGTCAAACTTTCTTTCACAAGATAATAATGGACTAATGACTATAGTAAAGATACAACTATGAGATGATATGTACATCTTGGCATAAAACTGTTAAATATTATGGAaaagtatacaaatgtaaaattacTCTGTCTGCATGGACTTCAAAATTGGCTCTCTGTCCACTAAGTTTCTTTTACATAACTTTAACACctgtggtatttcaagccctgaaaatGTATGATCTATCTCTCCTTACCTGTTTTGTGTCAGGTTTGTACTTGTAGTGGTGGAAGAAGTGTCCCAGAACCCCCTGGGACACCAGCACTGACCCGTCCCCCGGGTACACCTCCACACACCTCACACTGCCCCACAGGATCCTGGGAAATTAAAACAGACAATTATAAGATAAAGTTGCAAGTAAATCTGtgacagatgcttaggggtaatgcccatctccatttctgtagcccttgggccacgcaTTTGTGCAAGGAGGCTAGTTCACTGACAGATGATGTGTGTTTAAGTTCTATACTCTTCcttgagtgctaagcagagaaagcagcatgtacatttttggtatgactcagccggggatcaaactcatgacctaccaaatgcaaggcaaacactctacccactcggccattgtaGTGGTGACATTGATAGGTGACATTTTGAATAATCTATAAAATGGATTTTAACTGGATTGTTCCTTTGATCAATAGGCATTACATAATTatcagggtttaacaagttttctgaCATACCTGTACAGTACTCTTTGCAGAGCGCACGCCTTCACCCCCTGCTGTTGACATAGTATGGTCCCCTCCTCCATCCCTCCCCCTGGCACAAGTGGTTTGGCCCACTGGTGCAGGTGGGACGACTTGCAGGACAGCGGTAGAGCCGACGGCAGTTTTCCTGTCAcaccttcttcttctcttcccTCCTTCTGTCCATCAACAATCGTCTCTGAGATAGTATTCATGTGGATgtctttccttccttcattttCTGACATCTGTTGAGCATTCTGGGCCAGTTTTAGTGGATGAAGCCAGTATTCGGGGCAGAAGTCAACTGAATGATGCTGTACCACCCATGTACAACTAGAACTGCTTTCCACAATGTTGTCTTCAACGAGTGTTTTCTGCGTGACCTTTTGCATCGGAAGTCGATTTTTAAGACAAGAGTTTGACACATCTTGGCGATTGTTTGACCTTGAACTTCTTATTGTGTTGGCCTCACTTTGAAGGTTGTTAATGATTCTGCAGAGGAAGGTGACAGTGAACTCCTTTCCGTGCGGAGCGAGGCACAGCGTGGCCAGGTTGTccagagaagtgactgtaacAGAGCCGGTGTCCTgggttgttgtgttgttgttgttgttgtttaccgtGGAAGGCCACTTGGTCTGTGTCAGGTCACAGCAGGAATTCTACAGTAAAGACAAAGAAAATGGTTTCAATTTTATGAATGCATGCAAGACACATTCCTATAACCTTTGGGCAATACAATGATTCTATTTTACCATTGCATGAACTAAAATATCTCAGTTCCAAATCCAATAGGTTGAAATTATAATGCATTGAAAAGCATTTTTAACATCTTACCCCACAGATTGTAACAAGTAGGGAGAATGGACCTTTTctattagcctgagtatcagccttgttagtttactggggctcccatactccgGGAGTCACCCCTCTCACAGGCTAATTTTCTATTGGTTTATATCACAGATATAGGATTTGGGGAGTTTCATGAGATAGGTTGCACTTGCTTACAGTGAAGGGACCATTACAAGATGCACAAAGTGAAGAAAGCACTTTAGACTACAGACTAGAAGCCAACACATTTGAAGCCAGCAGcttttcaaatacaatatttacaggttgaCTTATATCATGTCCATGAGGCTTCTTGTAAATTAACAGTAGtatcttttcttttgttgtgaGATCTCAACAAACTAACTAAGGACAAATAAAAGCAGCGGTTCTCACCAGGACTCTCTCCGGCTGCACCAGCTCCTGACAGAGGTACGGGCGCTCACTGAACCGGTTCCTGAACTCCAGCGCCTGCAGGACTCGGGACCGGAACTCACTGGtcacaaacctggtcctctgtTGGACCCGACGAATACCTAGGGTCAAGGACAAAAACTCATTTATATAATCTCtagtagcatacacactcctaggtttgcttcactcctttggcagcttttgatactatcttatgctatcataggatctgcttggagattaggttttaTACTGCTGGTGGGAAAGAAGGGAAGTCAAAGGAACATAGTTGGCATCATCACTTCAGTTCCTGTAAAAATGGAGGTGT includes the following:
- the LOC118428086 gene encoding uncharacterized protein C5orf34 homolog, whose protein sequence is MVVSSKECTPTSRISRCKMASIPTHLLLLCNDQVQAHFSDGSRLQLSPCGSVFVCETPPNPAQHALQGIRRVQQRTRFVTSEFRSRVLQALEFRNRFSERPYLCQELVQPERVLNSCCDLTQTKWPSTVNNNNNNTTTQDTGSVTVTSLDNLATLCLAPHGKEFTVTFLCRIINNLQSEANTIRSSRSNNRQDVSNSCLKNRLPMQKVTQKTLVEDNIVESSSSCTWVVQHHSVDFCPEYWLHPLKLAQNAQQMSENEGRKDIHMNTISETIVDGQKEGREEEGVTGKLPSALPLSCKSSHLHQWAKPLVPGGGMEEGTILCQQQGVKACALQRVLYRILWGSVRCVEVYPGDGSVLVSQGVLGHFFHHYKYKPDTKQFQQHVLCVSSLPPDLPGAAYSPARLVTMAARLLEHSNNLVTSGATVAAKSCWKDDPAADPTPPLPSMLLEESEVAGLGRFQAYSDGRVHVVFEDRTVLDTVFDFSGRVQRCKQHSPEKVERAFDAVQRSITRGSQCVAADQVCRLLLPNGQYCTVPQHAPGQFHRYVQAAVEWAGWVRCTPQERADFYRGTVYDPEKKGAIAAELSKIKCFNYILENAAFPWTAVPPKYVRGSLEAGHATTQPSHLSTSSISRIPCDSNPTMPMDVAAILKMTSQAIEDINVLQSRRKDMRF